In Nitrospirota bacterium, one DNA window encodes the following:
- the fliD gene encoding flagellar filament capping protein FliD, translating to MSSFTIGGLSTGIDYNGLISKLIEAKSQPIKLLQTKKTSYNDKISKYNSLSSKLSSLKSAAEKLKTSANFYAKAVSVSDSTVLESTVTSSAAVGSYAVTVASLASEEQEVHSGVTASTTVINNSGSSKVFQYTYAGTQRSLTVANGTTLEGLRDLINDDTSNPGVTATIINDGVGVSPYRLIIKGNSSGATKTITVDAGTTLDGTGGTTDFMASTFTQKKTAADSDITIDTLQIKRSTNSITDVISGMTINLIKDGGVSSKITVTADRDAIKKQINDFVTAYNEVVNVISSNASYDATTKVSGVFLGERTASSIQNNLRSIISSTISGQPDDMNILSQLGITTNSKTGKLDVNTSTLDTKLSSDLDDVAAFFTTASTGIANQTYTYITNITSTVDGSLTLRAKGLQDLITDIDDTVKNMQYRLDKEESDLVRKFTALESLVSGYSTIGNYLNRIA from the coding sequence ATGTCGTCATTTACTATTGGCGGCCTTAGCACAGGCATAGACTACAATGGTTTAATTTCCAAGCTTATTGAAGCCAAGAGCCAGCCGATTAAATTATTACAGACGAAAAAAACTTCGTATAACGATAAGATATCAAAATATAACAGTCTTTCCTCAAAACTTTCGAGCCTTAAAAGCGCTGCTGAAAAATTAAAGACCTCTGCAAATTTTTATGCCAAGGCTGTTTCGGTAAGCGATTCCACTGTCTTAGAGTCTACAGTTACCAGTTCTGCCGCAGTCGGAAGCTACGCAGTTACCGTTGCAAGCCTTGCATCTGAGGAACAGGAAGTGCATAGCGGAGTAACAGCGTCAACTACGGTGATCAATAACAGCGGAAGCTCCAAGGTATTTCAGTATACATATGCAGGCACACAACGAAGCCTTACCGTTGCTAACGGGACCACGCTTGAAGGGCTTAGAGATCTTATAAATGATGATACGAGCAATCCCGGCGTTACAGCAACAATTATTAATGACGGGGTCGGGGTGTCACCTTACAGACTTATAATTAAGGGCAATAGTTCCGGCGCTACAAAAACTATAACGGTTGACGCCGGTACTACTCTTGACGGCACCGGCGGTACCACAGATTTCATGGCATCAACTTTTACTCAGAAAAAGACCGCGGCAGATTCCGATATTACAATAGACACTCTTCAGATTAAGAGAAGCACAAATTCCATTACGGATGTAATATCGGGAATGACCATTAATTTAATAAAAGACGGTGGCGTATCAAGCAAAATAACAGTGACTGCAGACAGAGACGCTATTAAGAAGCAAATAAATGATTTTGTTACGGCCTATAACGAGGTTGTAAATGTTATTTCCAGTAATGCATCTTATGATGCTACCACAAAAGTAAGCGGTGTATTTTTAGGAGAAAGAACAGCAAGCAGTATTCAGAATAACTTAAGGAGCATCATATCAAGCACAATATCGGGTCAGCCGGATGATATGAATATACTGTCACAACTTGGTATAACAACGAACAGTAAAACAGGCAAACTGGATGTAAATACCAGCACTCTGGATACAAAACTTTCTTCCGATCTGGATGATGTTGCGGCCTTCTTTACAACAGCGTCAACCGGTATCGCAAATCAAACGTATACATATATAACCAACATTACAAGCACAGTTGACGGCTCTTTAACCCTCAGGGCAAAAGGCCTGCAGGATCTTATCACGGATATTGATGATACTGTGAAAAATATGCAATACAGGCTGGACAAGGAAGAAAGCGATCTGGTGCGTAAGTTTACTGCGCTGGAGTCCCTTGTCAGCGGTTACAGCACGATAGGAAATTATTTGAATCGTATAGCTTAG
- a CDS encoding flagellar protein FlaG codes for MIEDIVKTNNFNNASTVDTKFKNNSDTANKKAEKTDNAEHVKDYANKRVQEAIEHIVKSAGYFNRKIKVEVDQDTVVVKVIDGDTGDVIRQIPPKELIELSKNAKDLKGLLINKEG; via the coding sequence ATGATTGAAGACATAGTTAAAACAAATAATTTTAATAATGCTTCAACGGTAGATACCAAGTTCAAAAATAATTCGGACACTGCAAATAAGAAAGCTGAAAAAACAGATAATGCGGAACATGTAAAAGACTATGCTAATAAAAGAGTACAAGAGGCTATTGAACATATTGTCAAGTCAGCGGGTTATTTTAACCGTAAAATCAAAGTTGAAGTCGATCAAGATACCGTGGTCGTAAAGGTAATAGATGGAGATACCGGAGATGTTATCCGTCAGATACCGCCGAAAGAACTTATTGAACTATCAAAAAATGCAAAAGATCTAAAAGGTCTCCTGATAAACAAGGAGGGTTAA